Proteins encoded together in one Pseudomonas sp. Seg1 window:
- the arfB gene encoding alternative ribosome rescue aminoacyl-tRNA hydrolase ArfB: protein MLVISNNVHLPDAEIELTAIRAQGAGGQNVNKVSSAVHLRFDIPASSLPEFYKERLLALRDSRITSDGVLIIKAQQYRTQEANRADALERLVELILSATKVEKKRRPTKPTLGSKKRRLESKTKRGSIKAGRGKVDF from the coding sequence ATGCTGGTAATTTCCAACAACGTGCATCTGCCGGATGCCGAGATCGAATTGACGGCCATTCGCGCCCAGGGCGCCGGAGGGCAGAACGTCAACAAGGTCTCCAGCGCCGTGCACCTGCGCTTCGACATTCCAGCCTCGTCCTTGCCCGAATTCTACAAGGAGCGGCTGCTGGCGCTGCGCGACAGTCGCATCACCAGCGATGGCGTGTTGATCATCAAGGCTCAGCAATACCGCACGCAGGAAGCCAACCGAGCCGATGCGCTGGAGCGTCTGGTGGAGCTGATTCTCAGCGCCACCAAAGTTGAAAAGAAACGCCGTCCGACCAAGCCGACCCTCGGTTCAAAAAAGCGCCGGCTTGAGTCGAAGACCAAGCGCGGCAGTATCAAGGCCGGGCGGGGCAAGGTGGATTTCTAG
- the scpB gene encoding SMC-Scp complex subunit ScpB, producing MNLTEPRELAPLLEAFLLASGKPQSLERLYELFEEGERPEPPVFKKALALLAKSCDGRAFELKEVSSGYRLQIREKFSPWVGRLWEERPQRYSRALLETIALIAYRQPITRGEIEDVRGVAVNSNIVKTLIEREWIRIVGYRDVPGKPAMFATTKAFLDHFNLKNLEDLPPLAELREMETDPVLDFDDAPVPQGLQELADASAEPEEEKEETSFHTLLLELDSMEEGIKTDFDDLLRDAADGADGADVADVADVADVEASTSEPEAEITEPVIEVELGAEPEAEPEEDVLGVAEAREKLLAAVAALEQSAPEPELSEEEAEARALAEAIEAERREFED from the coding sequence ATGAACCTGACTGAACCCCGCGAGCTGGCCCCCCTGCTTGAAGCCTTTCTGTTGGCCTCGGGAAAGCCGCAATCCCTTGAGCGCCTCTACGAACTGTTCGAAGAGGGCGAGCGGCCCGAACCGCCAGTCTTCAAGAAAGCCCTGGCGTTACTGGCCAAGTCCTGTGACGGCCGTGCGTTCGAGCTCAAAGAGGTGTCGTCGGGCTATCGCTTGCAGATCCGCGAGAAGTTTTCGCCGTGGGTCGGCCGACTCTGGGAAGAGCGCCCGCAGCGCTATTCTCGTGCCTTGCTGGAAACCATCGCGCTGATCGCCTATCGCCAGCCGATCACCCGTGGCGAGATCGAAGACGTGCGCGGTGTGGCGGTCAACAGCAACATCGTCAAAACCCTCATTGAACGCGAGTGGATCCGCATCGTCGGTTACCGCGACGTGCCCGGCAAACCGGCGATGTTTGCGACGACCAAGGCGTTTCTCGATCACTTCAATCTGAAGAACCTTGAAGATCTGCCACCGCTGGCCGAGCTGCGCGAGATGGAAACCGACCCGGTGCTCGATTTCGACGATGCGCCGGTGCCGCAAGGCTTGCAGGAGCTGGCCGACGCCAGCGCCGAGCCGGAAGAGGAGAAGGAAGAAACCAGTTTCCATACCTTGCTGCTGGAACTGGACAGCATGGAGGAGGGGATCAAGACCGACTTCGACGATTTGCTGCGTGATGCCGCTGATGGTGCTGATGGTGCTGATGTTGCTGATGTTGCTGATGTTGCTGATGTTGAAGCATCGACGAGCGAACCCGAAGCTGAAATCACCGAGCCGGTTATCGAGGTTGAACTCGGGGCTGAGCCTGAAGCCGAACCTGAAGAGGACGTGCTTGGCGTCGCCGAAGCCCGGGAAAAACTTCTTGCTGCCGTCGCTGCCCTGGAGCAGTCCGCACCAGAACCCGAGCTGAGCGAAGAAGAAGCCGAAGCCCGCGCCCTGGCTGAAGCGATCGAAGCCGAACGTCGCGAGTTCGAAGACTGA
- a CDS encoding SUKH-3 domain-containing protein has product MTLIAQPEPSLIEFPDTLRPLFLAAGWPVTLAEPLPDFVPPEHPAAALLGQLAGLQVGTCGRGEDCATSDVAFGTFEYLHDSEDFLAWQQRLGSTLVSIAEIHHGHAALLMDEQQRCYVLSMIHDGFWLQGRTFVQAMETLVFGRKAGEQVALATPGAVPAI; this is encoded by the coding sequence ATGACACTCATTGCCCAGCCCGAACCTTCGCTGATCGAGTTTCCTGACACTCTGCGCCCTCTGTTCCTGGCCGCTGGCTGGCCCGTGACTCTCGCAGAACCTTTGCCGGACTTCGTCCCGCCCGAGCACCCGGCCGCCGCACTGCTCGGACAACTCGCCGGCCTGCAGGTGGGGACCTGCGGTAGAGGCGAAGACTGCGCTACCAGCGATGTCGCCTTTGGCACCTTTGAATACCTGCATGACAGCGAAGACTTCCTGGCCTGGCAGCAGCGCCTGGGCAGCACTTTGGTAAGCATCGCCGAGATCCATCACGGTCACGCTGCGCTATTGATGGACGAGCAGCAGCGATGCTATGTCTTGAGCATGATTCATGACGGTTTCTGGCTACAGGGTCGAACCTTCGTCCAGGCCATGGAAACCCTGGTGTTTGGGCGCAAAGCCGGTGAACAGGTCGCGCTGGCCACGCCCGGCGCCGTGCCCGCCATTTGA
- a CDS encoding leucyl aminopeptidase produces the protein MDKPRAISHFLYYLEHHPALAGLDSAKILLGHTADYEALTGAIAEQAGEHPRFSFSARRLDLESTAALTSAITDSDLYIFFYDSSTLPNPRPDGPEFIRALQAVMAENWKKSLLFKDYGDYFYDTFSIAPQRIAGLNSHLIQRMSQATTLSFTDEHGSRFETPLSSIKKWTDINGVGNFDLAPGEIATHSEAINGHVKFKGTFLSTIPFARKYGVLESPLELWIENSTISRIATDVPGLEHDFNKYLDANPSNRRIEELGIGTNEGVKDLYARNAGFEERHCGLHLGLGGGAKGSHHLDLIFSSGVLALDDKPVFDGRFVF, from the coding sequence ATGGATAAGCCCCGCGCGATCTCGCATTTCCTTTACTACCTCGAACATCACCCTGCCCTCGCCGGCCTCGACTCGGCGAAGATATTGCTCGGCCACACGGCGGATTACGAAGCCCTGACTGGCGCCATCGCCGAACAGGCTGGCGAACATCCGCGTTTCAGTTTCAGCGCCCGACGCCTGGACCTGGAAAGCACCGCAGCGCTGACCTCGGCGATTACCGACAGCGATCTGTACATTTTCTTTTACGACTCTTCCACCCTGCCCAACCCGCGCCCCGACGGCCCGGAATTTATCCGCGCGCTGCAAGCGGTGATGGCGGAGAACTGGAAGAAGTCGCTGCTGTTCAAGGATTACGGCGACTATTTCTATGACACTTTCAGCATCGCCCCGCAGCGTATTGCCGGGCTGAACAGCCACTTGATCCAGCGCATGTCCCAGGCGACCACGCTGAGCTTTACCGATGAGCACGGCTCGCGGTTTGAAACCCCCTTGAGCAGCATCAAGAAGTGGACCGACATCAATGGCGTCGGCAACTTCGACCTGGCGCCCGGTGAAATCGCGACTCACAGTGAAGCCATCAACGGCCATGTGAAGTTCAAGGGCACCTTCCTCAGCACCATCCCGTTCGCGCGCAAATATGGCGTGCTGGAGTCACCGCTCGAGTTGTGGATCGAGAACTCGACCATCAGCCGCATCGCCACCGATGTGCCGGGGCTGGAGCATGATTTCAACAAGTATCTGGACGCCAATCCTTCAAACCGGCGGATTGAGGAGTTGGGGATTGGTACCAACGAAGGGGTGAAGGATCTGTATGCGCGTAATGCCGGGTTTGAGGAGCGGCATTGTGGGCTGCATCTGGGATTGGGCGGTGGCGCCAAGGGCAGTCATCACCTGGACCTGATCTTCTCCAGTGGCGTGTTGGCACTGGATGACAAACCGGTGTTTGATGGGCGGTTTGTGTTCTGA
- a CDS encoding DUF1289 domain-containing protein: MSSTKDPCISLCKFTDDICLGCGRSKREIKAWKKLDKDDKRTVLAEAALRLIKLGGAGRRKKK, encoded by the coding sequence ATGAGCTCAACCAAAGATCCCTGCATCAGCCTCTGCAAATTCACCGACGACATCTGCCTCGGCTGCGGCCGCAGCAAGCGCGAAATCAAGGCCTGGAAGAAACTCGACAAGGATGACAAGCGTACGGTGCTGGCCGAAGCCGCCCTGCGCCTGATCAAACTCGGCGGCGCCGGTCGGCGGAAAAAGAAATAA
- a CDS encoding amino acid permease, whose amino-acid sequence MSGQPSQSGELKRGLKNRHIQLIALGGAIGTGLFLGSAGVLKSAGPSMILGYAICGFIAFMIMRQLGEMIVEEPVAGSFSHFAHKYWGGFAGFLSGWNCWILYILVGMSELTAVGKYIHYWAPHIPSWVTAAGFFVLINVINLANVKVFGEAEFWFAIIKVVAIVGMIALGSYLLVSGHGGPQASVSNLWSHGGFFPNGVSGLVMAMAIIMFSFGGLEMLGFTAAEADKPKTVIPKAINQVIYRILIFYIGALVILLSLTPWDSLLETLNASGDSYSGSPFVQVFSMLGSDTAAHILNFVVLTAALSVYNSGTYCNSRMLLGMAEQGDAPKGLAKIDKRGVPVRSILASAAVTLIAVLLNYLIPQHALELLMSLVVATLVINWAMISFSHFKFRQHMNKTNQTPLFKALWYPYGNYVCLAFVLFILGVMLLIPGIQISVYAIPLWVVFMWVCYVIKNKRGAQQALHASSSVAK is encoded by the coding sequence ATGAGTGGACAACCCTCGCAATCAGGCGAGCTGAAACGCGGCCTGAAAAATCGCCACATTCAACTGATCGCCCTCGGTGGCGCGATCGGTACCGGATTGTTCCTCGGCTCGGCCGGGGTCCTGAAATCCGCTGGCCCGTCGATGATTCTCGGCTATGCCATCTGCGGCTTCATTGCCTTCATGATCATGCGCCAGCTCGGCGAGATGATCGTCGAAGAGCCGGTGGCCGGTTCCTTCAGCCATTTCGCGCACAAGTACTGGGGCGGCTTTGCCGGTTTCCTGTCGGGCTGGAACTGCTGGATCCTGTACATCCTGGTGGGCATGTCGGAGCTGACAGCGGTCGGCAAGTACATCCACTACTGGGCACCGCACATTCCGAGTTGGGTCACGGCGGCCGGCTTCTTCGTGCTGATCAATGTGATCAACCTGGCCAACGTCAAAGTCTTCGGTGAAGCCGAATTCTGGTTCGCGATCATCAAGGTCGTGGCCATCGTCGGCATGATTGCCCTCGGCAGCTACCTGCTGGTCAGCGGCCATGGCGGCCCGCAAGCCTCGGTCAGCAACCTGTGGTCCCACGGCGGTTTCTTCCCCAACGGCGTCAGCGGTCTGGTGATGGCCATGGCGATCATCATGTTCTCCTTTGGCGGTCTGGAAATGCTCGGTTTCACCGCCGCCGAAGCCGACAAGCCGAAGACCGTGATCCCGAAAGCGATCAACCAGGTGATCTACCGGATCCTGATTTTCTACATCGGCGCCCTGGTGATCCTGTTGTCGCTGACCCCATGGGACAGCCTGCTGGAAACCCTCAACGCCTCCGGCGATTCCTACAGCGGTAGCCCGTTCGTGCAAGTGTTCTCGATGCTGGGCAGTGACACCGCTGCGCACATCCTCAACTTTGTCGTGCTGACGGCGGCGCTGTCGGTCTATAACAGTGGTACCTACTGCAACAGCCGTATGCTGCTGGGCATGGCCGAGCAGGGCGATGCGCCAAAAGGCCTGGCGAAGATCGACAAACGTGGCGTGCCGGTGCGTTCGATTCTGGCTTCGGCGGCAGTGACGCTGATCGCTGTGCTGCTCAACTACCTGATCCCGCAGCATGCTCTGGAGCTGCTGATGTCGCTGGTCGTTGCGACCCTGGTGATCAACTGGGCGATGATCAGCTTCTCGCACTTCAAGTTCCGCCAACACATGAACAAGACCAACCAGACGCCGCTGTTCAAGGCACTGTGGTATCCATACGGCAACTACGTCTGCCTGGCGTTTGTGTTGTTCATCCTCGGCGTCATGCTGCTGATCCCGGGCATTCAGATCTCGGTGTACGCGATTCCGCTGTGGGTCGTGTTCATGTGGGTCTGCTACGTGATCAAGAACAAACGTGGTGCGCAGCAGGCTCTGCACGCGTCGAGTTCTGTCGCGAAGTAA
- a CDS encoding queuosine precursor transporter, whose amino-acid sequence MDCSVETENSKYKLLGFENGKSLAVIMVIATGKIIKIKLSEVLNSEIMDNLNKIEVKNLYKKFYSQGGALTAYEINDRHESSWMIYIILNLMLFTLYIFTSIAATKPIYLEYFDIVVTPGTFLYPLTFLIVDLLNETFGLRLARKAILFAFISNAAIIILLAITTHLPGLPGWKLDGPYNDVISQLSSVLVASSISFLVSENINSYLLCKIKELTNSRFLFLRVFLSTLFAVIIDSFLFCYIAFYGKMDNSAILSMIYVQIAIKVGFAFFNVLPAYGARSLFKKYLTGAQTQ is encoded by the coding sequence ATGGATTGCAGCGTTGAAACGGAAAACAGCAAATACAAGCTGCTAGGGTTTGAAAACGGTAAAAGTCTGGCCGTCATCATGGTGATAGCCACAGGCAAGATAATTAAAATAAAGCTCAGTGAAGTGTTGAATAGTGAGATTATGGATAATCTAAATAAAATAGAAGTAAAAAATCTCTATAAAAAGTTTTATTCTCAGGGTGGGGCACTCACTGCCTACGAGATCAATGACCGTCATGAGAGTTCCTGGATGATCTACATCATCCTGAACCTGATGCTGTTCACGCTGTACATTTTCACCAGTATTGCCGCAACGAAGCCGATTTATCTGGAATATTTCGATATTGTTGTAACGCCGGGCACCTTTCTTTATCCGCTGACGTTTCTGATCGTCGATTTGCTGAACGAAACCTTTGGTCTCAGACTTGCGCGAAAGGCGATTCTTTTTGCCTTTATCAGTAATGCGGCCATTATTATTTTGCTGGCTATTACTACCCACTTGCCTGGGCTACCAGGCTGGAAACTGGACGGGCCTTACAACGACGTGATCAGTCAGTTGTCGTCGGTACTGGTAGCCTCATCCATCTCGTTCCTGGTCTCGGAAAACATAAACTCTTATTTGTTGTGCAAGATCAAGGAACTGACGAACTCGAGATTCCTGTTTTTGCGGGTGTTCTTGAGTACGTTATTTGCGGTGATTATCGACAGTTTCCTTTTCTGCTATATCGCCTTTTATGGAAAGATGGACAATAGTGCGATATTGAGCATGATCTATGTCCAGATCGCGATAAAAGTCGGTTTTGCCTTCTTTAACGTCTTGCCCGCGTATGGCGCAAGGTCACTGTTCAAGAAGTATTTAACAGGCGCTCAGACGCAATAA
- a CDS encoding helix-turn-helix domain-containing protein codes for MHRRERSENLKNNIKYLIKSRGETQLSLCNSSGLTRTTIYNILEGKVVNVQHSTVRKISDFFGVSYEEIETIDFEEKEIIDNSISPQGNMNPAAVPVIKESLLLQNLDKRIGELATIYPLTYYFGASFNLIGVLLENEISGMNEPGDLLIVQKGVSSNDRQKLVYDKVGKKLFIMDEVDPDTDRICVVGDIIEERFNGLQR; via the coding sequence ATGCACAGAAGAGAAAGATCGGAGAATCTGAAAAACAACATTAAATACTTGATAAAGAGTCGTGGGGAGACACAGTTGTCGTTGTGCAATTCCAGTGGATTGACCAGGACGACTATCTATAACATTCTTGAAGGCAAGGTGGTCAACGTACAGCACTCCACCGTGCGCAAGATTTCTGATTTCTTCGGTGTATCGTATGAAGAAATAGAGACCATTGATTTTGAAGAAAAGGAAATAATCGACAACAGCATCTCTCCGCAGGGAAATATGAATCCCGCGGCTGTTCCGGTTATAAAAGAGAGCTTGCTGCTTCAGAATCTTGATAAAAGAATTGGTGAGCTGGCTACCATCTATCCACTGACATACTACTTTGGTGCGTCTTTCAATCTGATCGGTGTACTGCTGGAAAACGAGATCAGTGGAATGAATGAACCAGGTGATCTTTTGATCGTGCAGAAGGGGGTGTCCAGCAACGATAGGCAAAAGCTGGTGTATGACAAAGTCGGCAAAAAGTTATTCATAATGGATGAGGTTGACCCTGATACGGATCGTATTTGTGTGGTCGGGGATATAATCGAGGAACGATTTAATGGATTGCAGCGTTGA
- the queC gene encoding 7-cyano-7-deazaguanine synthase QueC: MTNKAVIVFSGGQDSTTCLIHALTHYDEIHCITFDYGQRHHAEIEVAQQLAKKLGVTVHKTMDVSLLNELAISSLTRDNIPVPTVNSSGESLPSTFVPGRNILFLTLASIYAYQVQARTVITGVCETDFSGYPDCRDEFVKALNKALELGMDYKLQLDTPLMWLNKAETWALADYHHQLDLVRNETLTCYNGIKGSGCSDCDACNLRAKGLNELLNNKDQVTHNLKNKLNLK, encoded by the coding sequence ATGACCAATAAAGCAGTTATCGTGTTCAGCGGCGGGCAGGACTCCACCACCTGTTTGATCCACGCCCTGACCCACTACGATGAAATTCACTGCATCACGTTTGACTATGGTCAGCGCCATCACGCGGAAATCGAAGTTGCTCAGCAGCTCGCCAAAAAGCTCGGCGTGACCGTGCATAAAACCATGGACGTGTCCTTGCTCAATGAGCTGGCCATCAGCAGCCTGACCCGCGACAACATTCCGGTCCCGACCGTGAATAGCTCCGGAGAAAGCCTGCCAAGCACTTTTGTCCCGGGAAGGAACATTCTGTTTTTGACCCTGGCGTCTATCTACGCCTATCAAGTCCAAGCCAGGACTGTCATTACCGGCGTGTGTGAAACCGACTTTTCTGGCTACCCTGATTGCCGGGATGAGTTCGTCAAGGCCCTGAACAAGGCCCTTGAGTTAGGCATGGATTACAAGTTGCAACTGGACACCCCATTGATGTGGCTAAACAAGGCAGAAACCTGGGCCCTGGCTGATTACCACCATCAACTGGATCTGGTTCGTAACGAAACGCTAACCTGTTACAACGGCATCAAAGGTAGCGGATGTTCCGATTGCGATGCGTGTAATCTTCGCGCCAAAGGCCTGAACGAACTCCTGAATAACAAAGATCAGGTTACACACAATCTTAAAAACAAATTGAACTTGAAATAA
- the rluB gene encoding 23S rRNA pseudouridine(2605) synthase RluB codes for MSDINQKDDQEIGPAGEKLQKVLARIGVGSRRDVESWISQGRIKVNGKDATLGLRVDMHDAITIDGKVIKREEAAESVRRVIMYNKPDGEICTRDDPEGRPTVFDKLPRPKEGRWINIGRLDINTTGLLMFTTDGELANRLMHPSYEMDREYAVRVRGEVDDEMIERLKAGVVLEDGPAKFTDIKQAPGGEGFNHWYHCVVMEGRNREVRRLWESQGLVVSRLKRVRFGPVFLNSDLPMGRWREMSQYEVDILSAEVGLTPVAMPQLNAKSKDKLERMQRKSSRPMAKTERVRTLRPAAGAPTGPRPAREPQIEGERPGRKPVARDGERAPRPANGRTERGERGAPAGRGTPVADRPADTTNKRPAKPAPKRPGIKLVDGDKPSGKRRGAPAGSGQRPGFGRKKPE; via the coding sequence ATGAGTGACATCAATCAGAAAGACGACCAGGAAATCGGCCCAGCAGGCGAAAAGCTGCAGAAAGTCCTCGCCCGTATCGGCGTCGGCTCGCGCCGTGACGTGGAATCCTGGATCAGCCAGGGTCGGATCAAGGTCAATGGCAAAGACGCCACCCTCGGTCTGCGCGTCGACATGCACGACGCCATCACCATTGATGGCAAGGTGATCAAGCGCGAAGAAGCGGCCGAATCGGTCCGCCGCGTGATCATGTACAACAAACCCGATGGCGAGATCTGCACCCGTGACGACCCGGAAGGCCGTCCGACCGTGTTCGACAAGCTGCCGCGTCCGAAAGAAGGACGCTGGATCAACATCGGTCGTCTCGACATCAACACCACCGGTTTGCTGATGTTCACCACTGACGGTGAACTGGCCAACCGCCTGATGCACCCATCCTACGAGATGGACCGTGAGTACGCCGTGCGTGTACGCGGTGAAGTCGACGACGAAATGATCGAACGCCTGAAGGCCGGCGTTGTGCTGGAAGACGGCCCGGCCAAGTTCACCGACATCAAGCAGGCGCCAGGTGGCGAAGGCTTCAACCACTGGTATCACTGCGTGGTGATGGAAGGGCGTAACCGTGAGGTTCGTCGTCTGTGGGAATCGCAAGGTCTGGTGGTCAGCCGTCTGAAGCGCGTGCGTTTCGGTCCGGTGTTCCTCAACTCCGACCTGCCGATGGGCCGCTGGCGCGAAATGAGCCAGTACGAAGTCGACATCCTCAGCGCTGAGGTGGGCCTGACGCCGGTTGCCATGCCGCAACTGAACGCCAAGAGCAAAGACAAGCTTGAGCGCATGCAGCGCAAATCATCGCGGCCGATGGCCAAGACCGAGCGCGTGCGCACCCTGCGTCCAGCCGCTGGCGCGCCGACCGGCCCACGTCCGGCCCGCGAGCCGCAGATCGAAGGCGAGCGTCCAGGTCGCAAGCCAGTCGCCCGTGACGGCGAGCGCGCTCCGCGTCCGGCCAACGGTCGCACTGAGCGTGGCGAGCGTGGTGCGCCTGCCGGTCGCGGTACGCCAGTGGCAGATCGCCCGGCGGACACCACCAACAAGCGTCCTGCGAAACCCGCGCCGAAGCGTCCGGGGATCAAACTGGTCGACGGCGACAAGCCATCGGGCAAGCGTCGCGGTGCACCGGCCGGTTCCGGTCAGCGTCCGGGTTTCGGTCGCAAGAAGCCTGAGTAA
- a CDS encoding serine hydroxymethyltransferase has translation MAVKTEPLMNQADLLRNGLADLRTEDAELAGILDAEVARQHRVLSLVSSSCAVMPRTLAASASALVNVTAEGMPGRRYNAGCENVDLVESLAIRRARELFGAQYANVQSHSASNATYQVLTALLEPGDTLLGMAVEHGGDLTHGSSKAFSGAYYKAIQYGTTSDGVIDYDNVRSLALAHRPRIIMCGATAYSRAVDFERFRQIADEAGAILLADISHIAGLVATGRHPSPIDAAHVTTTCTHKQLMGPRGGLILSGRDANTKVPGLRTTFRRALDQAVFPQMQGAPAVNMIAAKAAALGYAMSSQFDAYMGRIRSTADELASAFQAHDYEVVGGGSENHTVLIRLRGGITGAIAEKALEHCGIIVNKHRVPGETRPALIASGLRIGTGSIAQRHIDPQGCREVVSLLCQILDKVTPQGEREYSLDPASQEQFRLQAEALCAIYPIADYV, from the coding sequence ATGGCAGTCAAAACTGAACCGCTGATGAACCAGGCCGACTTACTGCGAAATGGTCTGGCGGATCTTCGTACGGAAGATGCCGAGTTGGCGGGGATTCTCGACGCTGAGGTCGCACGACAACACCGAGTGCTGTCATTGGTCTCCTCCTCCTGCGCAGTCATGCCCCGCACGCTTGCCGCCTCTGCGTCGGCACTGGTCAACGTGACCGCCGAGGGGATGCCAGGCAGGCGCTATAACGCCGGCTGCGAGAACGTTGACCTAGTCGAATCGCTTGCCATTCGAAGGGCGCGGGAGTTGTTCGGTGCCCAATATGCCAACGTGCAGTCACACTCGGCTTCGAACGCCACTTATCAGGTGCTCACTGCGTTGCTTGAGCCGGGCGACACCCTGCTGGGCATGGCTGTTGAACACGGCGGAGACCTCACCCATGGCAGCTCCAAAGCCTTCTCGGGCGCCTACTACAAGGCGATTCAGTACGGAACGACATCAGACGGCGTCATCGATTACGACAATGTGCGCAGCCTGGCGCTTGCGCATCGCCCGCGCATCATCATGTGCGGCGCCACAGCCTATTCGCGGGCCGTGGACTTTGAACGGTTTCGCCAAATTGCCGATGAAGCCGGGGCGATCCTGCTCGCCGACATTTCTCATATCGCCGGACTGGTCGCCACGGGCCGACATCCGAGTCCGATCGACGCGGCTCACGTCACCACGACGTGCACACACAAACAACTCATGGGCCCTCGTGGCGGCCTGATCCTATCGGGCCGGGACGCCAATACCAAGGTTCCCGGCTTGCGAACAACCTTCCGCCGCGCCCTCGATCAAGCCGTGTTTCCGCAGATGCAGGGGGCGCCAGCCGTCAATATGATTGCAGCCAAGGCTGCGGCGCTGGGCTATGCGATGTCTTCGCAGTTCGACGCTTACATGGGGCGAATTCGCAGCACCGCCGATGAGCTTGCCAGCGCGTTTCAAGCTCATGATTACGAGGTTGTGGGCGGCGGCAGTGAAAACCACACGGTGCTGATCCGCTTGCGTGGCGGCATCACCGGCGCCATTGCCGAGAAGGCGCTGGAGCATTGCGGGATCATCGTCAACAAACATCGCGTCCCCGGCGAGACTCGACCGGCACTTATCGCCAGCGGATTGCGTATCGGCACCGGCTCCATAGCGCAGCGTCACATCGACCCGCAGGGATGCCGCGAAGTTGTCAGTCTGCTGTGCCAGATTCTCGACAAGGTAACGCCGCAAGGCGAGCGAGAATACTCGCTGGACCCGGCCTCACAGGAGCAATTCCGCTTACAGGCCGAGGCATTGTGCGCGATCTATCCCATCGCCGATTACGTATAA
- a CDS encoding ScpA family protein, translated as MEVFLEAFEGPLDLLLYLIRKQNINILDIPVAEITRQYMGYVELMQSVRLELAAEYLVMAAMLAEIKSRMLLPRAETVEDEEDDPRAELIRRLQEYERFKAAAEGIDGLSRVGRDVVVPKLDAPEARARKLLPDVALEEILMCMAEVLRRGDMFESHQVSREALSTRERMSDVLERLKGGGFVPFVELFTAEEGRLGVVVTFMAILELVKESLVELVQNEPFAAIHVRARAE; from the coding sequence CTGGAAGTCTTCCTTGAAGCCTTCGAAGGCCCGCTCGATCTGCTGCTGTACCTGATCCGCAAACAGAACATCAACATCCTCGACATCCCGGTGGCGGAAATCACCCGTCAGTACATGGGGTATGTCGAGTTGATGCAGTCGGTGCGCCTGGAGCTGGCGGCCGAGTATCTGGTGATGGCCGCGATGCTCGCCGAGATCAAGTCGCGCATGCTCCTGCCACGGGCCGAAACCGTCGAAGACGAAGAAGACGACCCGCGCGCCGAACTGATCCGCCGCTTGCAGGAATACGAACGCTTCAAGGCTGCCGCCGAAGGCATCGACGGCCTGAGCCGGGTGGGGCGCGACGTCGTGGTGCCCAAGCTTGACGCCCCGGAAGCCCGCGCACGCAAGCTGTTGCCCGACGTCGCGCTGGAAGAGATTCTGATGTGCATGGCCGAAGTGCTGCGCCGAGGAGACATGTTCGAAAGCCACCAGGTCAGCCGCGAGGCGCTGTCCACCCGCGAACGCATGAGCGATGTGCTGGAACGGCTCAAGGGCGGCGGTTTCGTGCCGTTCGTCGAGCTGTTCACCGCCGAAGAAGGCCGCCTCGGTGTGGTGGTGACCTTTATGGCAATCCTTGAACTGGTCAAGGAATCCTTGGTCGAGCTGGTGCAGAATGAGCCGTTCGCCGCGATCCACGTGCGAGCCCGAGCCGAATAA